Proteins found in one Angustibacter sp. Root456 genomic segment:
- a CDS encoding hydantoinase B/oxoprolinase family protein: MPQHPYGYRLTDVPASDVDPVLVEIVEGYLASVEMEVETAIARTSRSPMIRDAHDFRAGIHDRHLRKLTGRSYSALVHPVARDFPPETMRPGDVFFHNDVYESEGGIGHLPDLCVTVPVFATSDDDEPYVVAFVQAFGHHDDIGGAVPGSMPSHATSVFEEGLMVPPIRLWDAGAPNEAALRIMTRNSRMPESLAADLDAECSACLMGARRLGELFDRYGVPTVEAAFDAILDHTTATYRREILSKIPVGSYVWEDYAEHDGVDEPRLHTQRITLTRTPADDLGGERLIIDFTGTGPQARGPINHCGDYAEGTFLKKWLAPILRNLAETPERMAELDVNEGVVPLIEMHFPEPGTLLTPVFPAPTNARTFVILRLLGVLAGVVAKAVDGAMPADQETIRYTGVYGQDLEGNAYLMREVLGGGSGGRPHGDGEDTIHVVPDSRNLPTEFTESRFPFRVESLGLAVDSGGPGLHRGGLGYDKQIRMLRDGHFMSIADRSILACWGVKGGKAGQPFSVTIDPGGPTEREVDALADSEPVRAGELIRIRTTGGGGWGDPLLRPYDAVVRDVRWGKVSVEGAARDYGVVVTGPAERAAVDVAASDELRARRRADCEPEPAFFDRGPGYARLSGGAVSAEVDRL, translated from the coding sequence ATGCCCCAGCACCCCTACGGCTACCGGCTCACCGACGTGCCGGCGTCCGACGTGGACCCGGTGCTCGTCGAGATCGTCGAGGGTTACCTCGCGAGCGTCGAGATGGAGGTCGAGACAGCCATCGCGCGGACGTCACGATCGCCGATGATCCGCGATGCCCACGACTTCCGCGCCGGCATCCACGACCGGCACCTGCGCAAGCTCACCGGCCGCTCGTACTCCGCGCTCGTGCACCCGGTGGCGCGCGACTTCCCGCCCGAGACGATGCGGCCCGGCGACGTGTTCTTCCACAACGACGTCTACGAGTCCGAGGGCGGGATCGGTCACCTGCCCGACCTGTGCGTCACCGTGCCCGTCTTCGCCACCAGCGACGACGACGAGCCGTACGTCGTGGCGTTCGTGCAGGCCTTCGGCCACCACGACGACATCGGGGGAGCGGTGCCGGGGTCGATGCCCTCGCACGCCACGAGCGTGTTCGAAGAGGGCTTGATGGTGCCGCCGATCCGGTTGTGGGACGCCGGCGCCCCCAACGAGGCGGCGCTGCGCATCATGACGCGCAACTCGCGCATGCCCGAGTCGCTGGCGGCCGACCTGGACGCCGAGTGCAGCGCCTGCCTCATGGGCGCGCGCCGCCTCGGGGAGCTGTTCGACCGGTACGGCGTGCCGACGGTCGAGGCGGCCTTCGACGCCATCCTCGACCACACGACCGCCACGTACCGCCGGGAGATCCTGTCGAAGATCCCAGTCGGCTCGTACGTCTGGGAGGACTACGCCGAGCACGACGGCGTCGACGAGCCCCGGCTGCACACCCAGCGCATCACGCTGACGCGCACTCCCGCCGACGACCTCGGCGGCGAGCGGCTAATCATCGACTTCACCGGGACGGGCCCGCAAGCGCGCGGCCCGATCAACCACTGCGGCGACTACGCTGAGGGAACGTTCCTCAAGAAGTGGCTGGCGCCGATCCTGCGCAACCTCGCCGAGACCCCCGAGCGGATGGCCGAGCTCGATGTCAACGAGGGCGTGGTGCCGCTAATCGAGATGCACTTCCCAGAGCCCGGAACCCTTCTGACACCGGTGTTCCCGGCCCCGACCAATGCCCGCACGTTCGTCATCTTGCGACTGCTGGGCGTGCTCGCCGGTGTGGTCGCCAAGGCCGTGGACGGGGCCATGCCGGCCGACCAGGAGACCATCCGCTACACCGGCGTGTACGGCCAGGACCTCGAGGGCAACGCGTACCTCATGCGGGAGGTGCTCGGCGGCGGATCGGGCGGCCGGCCGCACGGCGACGGTGAGGACACCATCCACGTGGTGCCTGACAGCCGGAACCTGCCGACGGAGTTCACCGAGAGCCGGTTCCCGTTCCGCGTCGAGTCGCTCGGGCTCGCCGTCGACTCCGGTGGCCCAGGCCTGCACCGCGGTGGCCTGGGCTACGACAAGCAGATCCGCATGCTGCGCGACGGGCACTTCATGTCGATCGCCGACCGCTCGATCCTGGCCTGCTGGGGCGTCAAGGGGGGCAAGGCCGGTCAGCCGTTCTCGGTCACCATCGACCCGGGCGGGCCGACCGAGCGCGAGGTGGACGCGCTGGCCGATTCAGAGCCGGTGCGTGCCGGTGAGCTGATCCGGATCCGCACCACCGGCGGGGGCGGGTGGGGCGATCCGCTGCTGCGCCCGTACGACGCGGTGGTCCGCGACGTCCGCTGGGGCAAGGTGTCGGTGGAGGGGGCTGCCCGGGACTACGGCGTCGTCGTCACCGGCCCGGCCGAGCGGGCCGCGGTGGACGTGGCCGCGTCGGACGAGCTGCGGGCCCGGCGTCGGGCGGACTGCGAGCCGGAGCCGGCCTTCTTCGACCGCGGGCCGGGCTACGCCCGCCTGTCCGGCGGTGCGGTGTCGGCCGAGGTCGACCGTCTCTGA
- a CDS encoding hydantoinase/oxoprolinase family protein: MSERRVRIGIDTGGTFTDVVAVDEVSGEIVTTKTPSTPADPAEGFLTGIDKVLGLMGLDGSAVSAVSHGTTVATNKLLEGKVENLGFITTEGYRHLLEIARQSVPDGYGNSYFWVKPPRIVPADRVRTVRGRLAVDGSEVRPFDEAEAVAAARFFKDAGITTIGVCFLHSYANPVHEVAMREVLRREHPDAVVSISSEVLREYREYERSITTLVDAAVKPNIRRYVENIGRRLADYATAAEGPRDVPFYVMKSNGGVLSAAEVVHQPITTVLSGPAAGALGAAVVARAAGVDRVLTCDGGGTSTDVTVVVDGRPALTTEGSVGAYPSKIPMIDVVTVGAGGGSIAWVTPEGTLKVGPQSAGADPGPVCYARGGTEPTITDAHLVLGRIPPHLLGGEVPLDAEAARGVIDRLSERLGLAPEDCATGILEISAWNQANALRQISIKRGLDVRDFTLVTFGGSGSLLACRLIDVLGLHGVLVPPDPGNLSAYGLLTVDVRNDYVRTTVARQSQLDHARLDAVLGELQDEADAALAREGFDPSARRFERTADLRYFGQAFEVRVPVPDGAVDAELATTVADAFHAEHRALYGYDLRDDPRQEVEWVNLRVTGVGPIRTPELPMAVGGRGSGAARTGTRRAHFGDGWCEATVYDRSRLGSGDVVEGPAVIEEFGSTVPVHPGFRAEVDRHANLRITREVTA, from the coding sequence GTGAGCGAGCGCCGCGTCCGCATCGGCATCGACACAGGGGGCACCTTCACCGACGTCGTGGCGGTCGACGAGGTGTCGGGCGAGATCGTGACCACCAAGACGCCGTCGACGCCGGCCGACCCCGCCGAGGGCTTCCTCACCGGCATCGACAAGGTGCTGGGACTGATGGGCCTGGACGGGTCGGCGGTGAGCGCCGTCAGCCACGGCACCACGGTGGCGACGAACAAGCTGCTCGAGGGCAAGGTCGAGAACCTCGGGTTCATCACCACCGAGGGGTACCGGCACCTGCTCGAGATCGCGCGCCAGTCGGTGCCCGACGGTTACGGCAACTCCTACTTCTGGGTCAAGCCGCCGCGGATCGTTCCGGCTGACCGCGTGCGCACCGTGCGGGGCCGGCTCGCGGTCGACGGCAGCGAGGTGCGCCCGTTCGACGAGGCAGAAGCCGTGGCCGCGGCGCGCTTCTTCAAGGACGCGGGCATCACCACGATCGGCGTGTGCTTCCTGCACTCCTACGCCAACCCCGTGCACGAGGTGGCCATGCGCGAGGTGCTGCGCCGCGAGCACCCGGACGCCGTGGTGAGCATCTCGAGCGAGGTGCTGCGCGAGTACCGCGAGTACGAGCGCAGCATCACCACGCTCGTCGACGCCGCGGTGAAGCCGAACATCCGCCGGTACGTCGAGAACATCGGTCGCCGGCTGGCCGACTACGCCACGGCCGCCGAAGGTCCGCGCGACGTGCCCTTCTACGTCATGAAGTCCAACGGCGGTGTGCTGTCGGCCGCTGAGGTCGTGCACCAGCCCATCACCACGGTGCTGTCCGGTCCCGCAGCCGGAGCCCTCGGCGCCGCCGTCGTGGCCCGCGCTGCCGGCGTCGACCGCGTGCTCACCTGCGACGGCGGTGGCACCTCCACCGACGTGACGGTGGTCGTCGACGGCCGGCCGGCGCTCACCACCGAGGGCAGCGTCGGGGCCTACCCGAGCAAGATCCCGATGATCGACGTCGTCACCGTCGGTGCGGGCGGGGGGTCCATCGCCTGGGTGACACCCGAGGGCACGCTCAAGGTCGGGCCCCAGTCGGCCGGGGCCGACCCCGGCCCGGTCTGCTACGCGCGCGGCGGCACGGAGCCGACGATCACCGACGCCCACCTGGTGCTGGGCCGGATCCCGCCGCACCTGCTCGGCGGTGAGGTGCCGCTCGACGCCGAGGCCGCCCGCGGTGTGATCGACCGGCTGTCCGAGCGGCTGGGGCTGGCGCCGGAGGACTGCGCCACCGGCATCCTCGAGATCTCGGCCTGGAACCAGGCCAACGCCCTGCGGCAGATCTCGATCAAGCGCGGTCTCGACGTCCGCGACTTCACGCTCGTGACCTTCGGCGGCTCGGGTTCGCTGCTGGCGTGCCGGCTCATCGACGTCCTCGGCCTGCATGGCGTGCTCGTGCCACCCGACCCGGGCAACCTCTCGGCGTACGGGCTGCTGACGGTGGACGTCAGGAACGACTACGTCCGCACGACTGTGGCGCGCCAGAGCCAGCTCGACCACGCGCGCCTCGACGCCGTGCTCGGCGAGCTGCAGGACGAGGCTGACGCCGCCCTGGCCCGCGAGGGCTTCGACCCGTCGGCGCGCCGGTTCGAGCGCACCGCCGACCTGCGGTACTTCGGCCAGGCGTTCGAGGTGCGCGTCCCCGTGCCGGACGGCGCTGTCGACGCCGAGCTCGCCACCACCGTCGCCGACGCGTTCCACGCCGAGCACCGCGCGCTGTACGGCTACGACCTCCGCGACGACCCTCGGCAGGAGGTGGAGTGGGTCAACCTGCGCGTCACCGGCGTCGGCCCCATCCGCACGCCGGAGCTGCCCATGGCGGTGGGCGGCCGCGGGTCCGGCGCGGCCCGCACCGGCACCCGGCGAGCCCACTTCGGCGACGGGTGGTGCGAGGCCACGGTGTACGACCGGTCGCGGCTCGGCAGCGGTGACGTCGTCGAAGGGCCGGCGGTCATCGAGGAGTTCGGCTCCACCGTGCCGGTGCATCCTGGCTTTCGCGCCGAGGTCGACCGCCACGCCAACCTGCGGATCACCCGGGAGGTGACGGCGTGA
- a CDS encoding carbon-nitrogen hydrolase family protein codes for MRAFTAAAVQLAPSAAPLTAETIAENCRRAAQWVARCADATGAELVVLPETASTGFTPGTSPEELWDLVSEVPGAVTEPLQDAARAAGAHVVWGTYERGADRGVVYNSAVLIGPDGAVLGTYRKTQPFCSEDVRRGGWVTPGDDVTVVDTDLGRIGMAICFDGDFPELWRIQALQGAEVIVRPSALLRSADIAELTSRARAYDNHVYVVAANATGSDPAGVHYFGNSHVVDPTSHTIARAASHECWISARLDPQQAMASLTPGSSVPQSFDHLAERNLDVIRRYADLLQSPGRTSFPHGAPHSLRDEPSDRP; via the coding sequence ATGCGCGCCTTCACCGCCGCCGCCGTCCAGCTGGCGCCATCAGCCGCCCCGCTGACCGCCGAGACCATCGCCGAGAACTGCCGGCGCGCGGCGCAGTGGGTTGCCCGCTGCGCCGACGCGACCGGCGCCGAGCTCGTCGTGCTGCCCGAGACCGCGTCGACCGGCTTCACGCCGGGGACGTCCCCCGAGGAGCTCTGGGACCTCGTGTCCGAGGTGCCCGGCGCGGTCACCGAGCCGCTGCAGGACGCCGCGCGGGCCGCGGGCGCCCACGTCGTGTGGGGCACGTACGAGCGCGGCGCCGACCGCGGCGTCGTCTACAACTCCGCGGTGCTCATCGGCCCGGACGGCGCGGTGCTCGGCACGTACCGAAAGACCCAGCCGTTCTGCAGCGAGGACGTCCGCCGCGGTGGCTGGGTGACCCCGGGTGACGACGTGACCGTGGTCGACACCGATCTCGGCCGGATCGGCATGGCGATCTGCTTCGACGGCGACTTCCCCGAGCTGTGGCGCATCCAGGCGCTGCAGGGAGCCGAGGTGATCGTGCGGCCCTCGGCCCTGCTGCGGTCGGCCGACATCGCTGAGCTGACGAGCCGTGCGCGCGCGTACGACAACCACGTCTACGTCGTGGCCGCCAACGCCACGGGCAGCGACCCGGCGGGCGTGCACTACTTCGGCAACAGCCACGTGGTCGACCCGACGTCGCACACGATCGCCCGCGCCGCGAGCCACGAGTGCTGGATCTCGGCGCGGCTCGACCCCCAGCAGGCGATGGCCTCCCTGACGCCGGGAAGCTCTGTGCCGCAGTCGTTCGACCACCTCGCCGAGCGGAACCTCGACGTCATCCGGCGGTACGCCGACCTGCTGCAGTCACCGGGGCGGACGTCGTTCCCGCACGGTGCGCCCCACTCGCTGCGCGACGAGCCGAGCGACCGCCCGTGA